From a single Metopolophium dirhodum isolate CAU chromosome 6, ASM1992520v1, whole genome shotgun sequence genomic region:
- the LOC132946261 gene encoding 52 kDa repressor of the inhibitor of the protein kinase-like, with product MLPSNALDAIRCCDPIIFPNIFMLLKILCCLPVSTSTPERSFSGLKRIKTYLRNSMKEDRLNGLVLLSYYRNVVITPDEILNEMAKKPRKIDIVL from the exons ATGCTACCTTCTAATGCATTGGATGCCATCAGGTGTTGTGACCCAATCATATTccctaatatatttatgttattaaaaattttgtgCTGTCTACCTGTTTCTACTTCAACACCAGAAAGGTCTTTTTCTGgcttaaaaagaataaaaacctACCTCAGAAACAGTATGAAAgag GATCGTCTCAATGGTTTAGTGCTTCTAAGTTATTACAGGAATGTTGTTATCACGCCAGatgaaatattaaacgaaatggCAAAGAAGCCGAGAAAAATTGATATAgtgttataa